Proteins encoded by one window of Nocardioides euryhalodurans:
- a CDS encoding AAA family ATPase — protein sequence MRLHELQVTAFGPFAGQVCVDFDSLSESGLFLLTGATGAGKTSVLDAVCFALYGAVPGDRQGAKRLRSDHAAPGATPVVSLEFGVAGRRFLVRRSPAWERPKRRGTGTTREQASVVLSERVDGTWQTLATRLDEAGHLVTELLGMTLAQFCQVQLLPQGRFQAFLRSESDERHRLLQRLFRTARFEDVEQWLRERRRSLRQASGRRHDVVSETVSRLSEASGSPLPEGWDLHDLAPHVTELAPWAVEARERALAAARTAARVVEEVAVAEATSRTALEGARRLADLQQRHGRARHEAAALEAAEPAHRARSAALDAARRATAVLPRSDEAERARRHAVRAAATADELLTSARILLGRPDCAVPDLELAAAAATTEAAEARARTSHVVELESLQSEIAEGAARRSELAGRLERLDARAASLPADLARARADEAAAARADDRLPVARRETEEAAARLEAGRLAARLVAERVEAKTLARASVDAAQDLRERWLQIQEQRLEGMAAEMATALAVGASCPVCGSDDHPHPARPAPGAPDLSDERSARRAVDDAEAERHARTIAVSDLTTRITLARERAGGRPTPVLERDHQVLAEALGRLEAAAGALDETRDRRQGLEEELEELTARRADVTAQLARLDATAAGREERAAALREELAALLAPSGHTSVADLAAHLDRVAAVCREAARATTSRDEAGAAATTAAARADAVAAEHGFPDVAAARAAALPALLLERLEQEVRAHEVALATATRALEDPDLRAASAAAAPDVEALVARHRGDAEALTGARTAVTVAEAAVTRLTSLSSALEDAVAAWSPVLSDLALAERLASLTDGTSPDNRLRMRLSAYVLAYRLSQVVAAANDRLARLFDHRYSLEHTGDRGVGESRGGLSLRVRDDWTGESRDPATLSGGETFVVSLALALGLADVIAHEAGGSELDTLFVDEGFGTLDAETLDQVMDTLDSLRDGGRVVGVVSHVAEMRDRIPTQLHVRKQRAGSTLSQAR from the coding sequence ATGAGGCTCCACGAGCTCCAGGTCACCGCCTTCGGCCCCTTCGCCGGACAGGTGTGCGTCGACTTCGACTCCCTCTCCGAGTCCGGCCTGTTCCTGCTGACCGGGGCGACCGGTGCGGGCAAGACGAGCGTCCTCGACGCCGTGTGCTTCGCCCTCTACGGCGCCGTCCCCGGCGACCGACAGGGCGCCAAGCGGCTCCGGTCGGACCACGCGGCCCCCGGCGCCACCCCGGTCGTGTCGCTGGAGTTCGGCGTCGCCGGCCGGCGGTTCCTGGTCCGCCGCAGCCCGGCCTGGGAGCGTCCCAAGAGACGCGGCACCGGCACCACCCGCGAGCAGGCGTCCGTGGTGCTCTCCGAGCGCGTCGACGGGACCTGGCAGACGCTGGCGACCCGGCTCGACGAGGCCGGCCACCTCGTCACGGAGCTGCTGGGGATGACGCTGGCCCAGTTCTGCCAGGTGCAGCTGCTGCCGCAGGGGCGGTTCCAGGCGTTCCTCCGCTCGGAGTCCGACGAGCGGCACCGCCTGCTCCAGCGCCTGTTCCGGACCGCACGCTTCGAGGACGTCGAGCAGTGGCTGCGCGAGCGGCGTCGCAGCCTCCGCCAGGCCTCAGGTCGCCGCCACGACGTGGTCTCGGAGACGGTCAGCCGGCTCAGCGAGGCGTCCGGCAGCCCGCTGCCCGAGGGCTGGGACCTCCACGACCTCGCGCCCCACGTCACCGAGCTCGCCCCGTGGGCGGTCGAGGCCCGCGAGCGTGCCCTCGCCGCCGCACGCACGGCGGCGCGCGTCGTCGAGGAGGTCGCCGTCGCGGAGGCCACCTCGCGCACCGCCCTGGAGGGAGCGCGCCGGCTCGCCGACCTCCAGCAACGCCACGGGCGCGCCCGGCACGAGGCAGCCGCCCTCGAGGCGGCCGAGCCCGCCCACCGGGCACGGTCCGCGGCGCTCGACGCCGCTCGCCGCGCGACGGCGGTCCTCCCCCGCAGCGACGAGGCCGAGCGCGCCCGCCGGCACGCGGTCCGCGCGGCGGCGACCGCCGACGAGCTGCTGACCTCTGCCCGGATCCTGCTCGGGAGGCCCGACTGCGCCGTCCCCGACCTCGAGCTCGCCGCTGCGGCCGCCACCACCGAGGCGGCCGAGGCGCGTGCGAGGACCAGCCACGTCGTGGAGCTGGAGTCGCTGCAGTCGGAGATCGCGGAAGGTGCCGCCCGGCGGTCCGAGCTGGCCGGGCGCCTGGAGCGCCTGGACGCGCGAGCGGCCTCCCTCCCCGCCGACCTCGCCCGCGCACGCGCCGACGAGGCCGCGGCCGCCCGCGCCGACGACCGGCTGCCCGTCGCCCGGCGCGAGACCGAGGAGGCCGCCGCGCGACTCGAGGCCGGCCGGCTCGCTGCCCGCCTCGTCGCCGAGCGGGTCGAGGCCAAGACCCTCGCACGGGCCTCGGTCGACGCGGCCCAGGACCTGCGCGAGCGGTGGTTGCAGATCCAGGAGCAGCGCCTCGAGGGGATGGCCGCGGAGATGGCCACCGCCCTGGCCGTCGGCGCCAGCTGCCCCGTCTGCGGCTCCGACGACCATCCCCACCCGGCCCGTCCAGCGCCCGGTGCTCCCGACCTCTCCGACGAGCGGTCTGCGCGCCGTGCTGTCGACGACGCCGAGGCCGAGCGCCACGCCCGGACGATCGCGGTCAGCGACCTGACGACCCGGATCACGCTCGCGCGGGAGCGCGCCGGCGGACGCCCCACCCCCGTGCTGGAGCGCGATCACCAGGTCCTCGCGGAGGCCCTCGGCCGGCTCGAGGCAGCGGCCGGCGCCCTGGACGAGACCCGTGACCGGCGCCAGGGGCTCGAGGAGGAGCTCGAGGAGCTCACCGCCCGACGGGCCGACGTCACGGCCCAGCTCGCGCGCCTCGACGCGACCGCTGCCGGTCGCGAGGAGCGCGCAGCCGCCTTGCGCGAGGAGCTCGCTGCGCTGCTGGCGCCTTCCGGACACACCAGCGTGGCCGACCTCGCCGCCCATCTCGACAGAGTCGCAGCCGTCTGCCGGGAAGCGGCCCGGGCCACCACCAGCCGCGACGAGGCCGGGGCCGCCGCCACGACGGCGGCGGCGCGGGCAGACGCGGTCGCGGCGGAACACGGCTTCCCCGATGTCGCAGCTGCTCGGGCGGCCGCGCTCCCCGCGCTCCTGCTCGAGCGGCTCGAGCAGGAGGTCCGGGCCCACGAGGTCGCGCTCGCGACGGCGACCCGCGCCCTCGAGGACCCCGACCTCCGAGCAGCGTCCGCCGCCGCTGCGCCGGACGTCGAGGCCCTGGTCGCGCGCCACCGGGGGGACGCCGAGGCGCTCACCGGCGCCCGGACCGCGGTCACTGTCGCCGAGGCCGCCGTCACCCGGCTGACCAGCCTCTCGTCCGCCCTCGAGGATGCCGTGGCCGCGTGGTCCCCCGTGCTCTCCGACCTGGCCCTCGCCGAGCGGCTGGCCTCGCTCACCGACGGGACCTCCCCCGACAACCGGCTGCGGATGCGGCTGTCCGCCTACGTCCTCGCCTACCGCCTCTCCCAGGTGGTGGCGGCGGCCAACGACCGCCTCGCCCGGCTCTTCGACCACCGCTACTCCCTCGAGCACACCGGTGACCGCGGCGTCGGGGAGTCCCGCGGCGGGCTGAGCCTGCGGGTGCGCGACGACTGGACCGGCGAGTCCCGTGACCCCGCCACGCTCTCGGGGGGTGAGACCTTCGTCGTCTCCCTCGCGCTGGCCCTCGGACTGGCCGACGTCATCGCCCACGAGGCAGGCGGGTCCGAGCTGGACACCCTCTTCGTGGACGAGGGCTTCGGCACGCTCGACGCCGAGACCCTCGACCAGGTGATGGACACCCTCGACTCGTTGCGCGACGGCGGCCGGGTCGTCGGGGTCGTCAGCCACGTCGCGGAGATGCGCGACCGGATCCCCACCCAGCTCCACGTCCGCAAGCAACGCGCCGGGTCGACGCTGAGCCAGGCACGCTGA